A part of Eschrichtius robustus isolate mEscRob2 chromosome 20, mEscRob2.pri, whole genome shotgun sequence genomic DNA contains:
- the SMIM36 gene encoding small integral membrane protein 36, translating into MEFYLEIDPVTLNLIILIASYVILLLVFLISCVLYDCRGKDPSKEYAPEATLDAQSSIHLVVMQQSAPRAHWARGPGLHFGNCAPLGKKSTTV; encoded by the coding sequence ATGGAATTTTACCTGGAGATTGACCCTGTCACCTTGAACCTGATCATCCTAATTGCGAGCTACGTCATCTTGCTCCTGGTTTTCCTCATCTCCTGCGTGCTGTATGACTGCCGAGGCAAGGACCCCAGTAAGGAGTATGCTCCTGAGGCCACCCTGGATGCCCAGTCCTCCATCCACCTGGTGGTGATGCAGCAAAGTGCTCCGCGGGCCCACTGGGCAAGGGGCCCTGGCCTTCATTTTGGGAATTGTGCTCCACTAGGGAAGAAAAGCACAACGGTGTGA